The following nucleotide sequence is from Amia ocellicauda isolate fAmiCal2 chromosome 2, fAmiCal2.hap1, whole genome shotgun sequence.
gtagaagctgaaagtttgggaacatttgaaaatagactggataggatccttggatcacttagatattaatggacaccaaacgagcacaatgggtcaaatggcctcctctcgtttgtaaactttcttatgttcttaaatacatacaatatttaatgtatttatgtcaATACAGACTTTATCAATTCTCTGATGCATGGAAAAACATCCCCAAgttgtttacatttgtctcttttccaggtttgcCATTTTAACAACTTGTCATgtgttcttgttattccaaaccTACAAATGTACGTATATACCATGATATGgttcattaataaaaaaataacaaataacataACTAACAGTATGTTTCCATGTTTAAATCTACAAATAAAAGGTTTGCAACTACAGCAGCATCTAGGTACAGTACAGCATTTATCCACAAGATGGCACTTTATTCAGTTTAAAGTGAATAAATTGAAacttattattaattgtattcttaataataataataatagtgtataCATTTTACTTATCAGGTTTGCAATGGTCAAAAAtaagatattttttatttattctttccaTGAGATATATTGAGTAAAATTCACATAAAAGAATGCAGTCGCGTTGATGAGGAtcttttttaacaaaacatcACCACGATGCCTGGGTATGATTACAATACTAGTTCTCGTAAGTGTCTTGTTACCTCCACATAGCTAAGGCACAACATAGCTTTACTTTACTAATGTCATCCTGgtcaagggtgtctgctaagaaataatactatactactactactactactactactactactactactactactactactactaataataataataataataataataataataatagtaattcatTGATTAAAAAATAGAACAACATCTAATAACAATTAGATAACATCTAATTGATTCACCTAAGGAAGCCTAAAACTATTACATTTAATACTGAGAGCCTGAGAAATCCTTGAATTTGTCAAATTGAGCTTTGGCTCCAAGCTTATGTTTTTGAGTAATTGGCAGATTGAACTTTAAATGCTGAAATCAGCACCATTTAGCTCCAACATTTTCAGTGTGACAGTTTCCATAAAGTGATAAGATCTTAGTTGCACACCTTAAGACTTGATCAGGCGGATGAATGGTTTGAACATGTATATTTACCAGTGCTGCTACAGCCACAGGAACTAAATGTCTTACAATTGACAAACCAACAAATGTAACCTTCTTTCCCTCCTACACATTCAGTTTCCATGTGCTATTCAAACCAATGCTGAGTACTTATGCAGAGCTCTGTGACTGCATGTCTCATTAATTCCATTAATAGAATGTCAAAGGTGTTCTATTTTTATTCTCATtacatattaaaacatattattattattattattattattattattattattattattataaagcatttatcttgcaaataaagaTAGAATTGATAAATTCATTCCAAATGATATATCAGAATATCAGTAATCTGATTATTGGGAGGACTGGAGCTGTCACTTAGCAAtatcaaacaacacaaaactctGACCATGGAATTCAATATAAGTATCCATATGCTGCCTTGTTATGCTAAAAGAGTTTCATATTCATTGAAATGGCCATAGTTTGGAATTGGGTTAATCTGAAATGTAGCCCAATTCATATATCCATATAAACACTTTAACAGCATGGCAATATATTCTTACAATTATTGTACAGTTGATTACAATTATCAAAAGTGCCCCTTCCCACAAAGGTCAGCAAGTCAAAGCAGCTGAGAGCTGTCAGGGCAAGAAATACTTCATTTGGCTGGAACAGATGTTGTTTTCCTGTAAGATTCTGTATATAATATATCCTAAACACATGGTAtggaacaaaacacaaaaacatgacCAACACAAACGAAAGACTTTTAATTTGTGCCCAAAACTCTTGGTGAGCATAAGCAGCAGTCTTATACTTCCTTGAGATTTTCCAAATAATATGTATTTGGCAGCAGGTGAGTGCAAATGCAATTCCCAATATAATGACAATGATGGTGTAGTTCACTGCAATCACGTATGTTTTTTCCAGCTCACTTTGGAACTGGAAACAGGTATTTGAAGAAGAATTATTCGAGGCTCCATAGTGGATAATGTAGACAGGAAGAACAATAATCAGCATGATTGCCCAGACTAATGCACTGGCTCCTAGCGCATGGAGCTTTCTGTAGAATTCCACTTTGTCTGTCCCCTTGTAGAAAGAACGATATCGAATCACCAAAATTGTCACATAGAAGACAAATGCAATGTACATGTGGGCATGTATCATAGCACTGACCAGCTTGCAGAAAGTACGTCCCAGACTCCATACTGATTCCACATAGAAGTAGATGCGGAAAGGCACTGTCAAAAGAAAGATGCTGTGGACTGCAATGAGATTGAGGACGGCTGTTGTTGTGACAGACCTTATGTTGGATTTCAGTATGAAAATCACCAGTATGATGCCCACACTGCCACCAATTAGCACAGTGCTGTATATTATAATCAAAGCAGTTCTGTAAGGCTCCGTTATGTTAGAGACCGTTGACGTGTTATTTTCTCCCATCCTACAAAAAAAAAGCCATATCAGACCACTTTACATCTCATAGGGACACATTCTCTCATATAGTCTACATCAGTCGTATTGCATCATACGTATAACATCTAACTTCCCTGTGAGTTAAGTAATAGAAAGATTTTTATCACAAGACTGAGAAAATAAGCAAAATTATAATTACACTTTTACTTAACATATGTTATATTTAAGAACTTAAGGGAACTTAACTTCACTCTTTTAACGTGTTGCAAAGTGAATAACATCACCatagtttgtatatatttatataatcccACAATGTTGTTTGTGCACcctggtaaaaaaacaaaaaaaacaaatgtaatttaagaCTTCCCTTTTGCATTAATCGTTAAAATAAGTTTGATACTTTTCTTAGCTAAAtagtttattattagttttaatcACACAAGTGCTGATCACAACTCTGTCATTCAACATGTTTCTATTTGAACACAACTTTAGAAAATCAATCTAAAATGCTTTTCAATTCATCATCTTATTGGCCTCTCCCCCACAAGAATACACATACAAGAAATTACTACATTGCTGTTATTTTATCACAGTCCAACAGATGATAAAATGAAAAGTAATGTATTCACAAACCTACTAACCTAACTCAATATTTAACATTCTTCTCAGTTTACTTAgtattgttaatgttaatgttataaCTGCCTTTATGAAAGGGAATCCAAAGTCAGACATACTGCAGCTTTGACAAAAACTGAGTAACATAAGTAAGAAACaaagagaaacagaagaaaaTGCTTTTTAGGAAGAATagaataatgaaaacaataccTTAGCACAAGGAAGTAGTTAATCTTTTATGTTTCGTGTAAAATAAACTGTCTGTTTCATGTTATACTAGCACAGGGGTTCCCTTCTGGTGTCTGGAGCTCACTGATTGGTAGATATAAGTGCATTTCATCACGTGTGTCACTGAAGCAATAGCTAGACATTCGCCTGCACGCTCGATCTATTATTCACTGACTGAGCTTACAGACAGCAGCTAGAAGAATTAGATGGGTTTTATAAGAAGAGTCTGATGTGCTAAAAGTGTATTGATGTTGTCTGCAAAAAGACCCTGGAACCAAATATTAACCTCTAATAAACTGTATTGCAAGATCAGTAAAAGCATCAACAGCTGATCTAACTGCCATTTTGTGGCAGTTTTTTCTGACCAACGAATCTGTCCCTGTGGTGATGTTGTTACTGATAAAGTTAAGGATTTGTTCCTGTAAGTTAGTGTTTTACACCGCTCTACCAATTgctattgttttatttcttggcaaatgctcttatccagtgTGACTTACAGGTCACCAATTTGTgagggttattattattattgtttttgttattgttgtttgctgttgttgttgttatttattgatttatctgtTGCTTAGGAATATCCAAGAgtacattttaaactgtgtaaagCATTAGGTAAAGTTAAACTTAAATGAGTGTTAAATGCATACATAGTTTATTATGCATGTTTTGCACCATACACCAAAATGAAACATGAAGTATTATTTTGTTAA
It contains:
- the gpr141 gene encoding G protein-coupled receptor 141; translation: MGENNTSTVSNITEPYRTALIIIYSTVLIGGSVGIILVIFILKSNIRSVTTTAVLNLIAVHSIFLLTVPFRIYFYVESVWSLGRTFCKLVSAMIHAHMYIAFVFYVTILVIRYRSFYKGTDKVEFYRKLHALGASALVWAIMLIIVLPVYIIHYGASNNSSSNTCFQFQSELEKTYVIAVNYTIIVIILGIAFALTCCQIHIIWKISRKYKTAAYAHQEFWAQIKSLSFVLVMFLCFVPYHVFRIYYIQNLTGKQHLFQPNEVFLALTALSCFDLLTFVGRGTFDNCNQLYNNCKNILPCC